The sequence CCCGAGCGCCGTCGTCGCGTGGAGCGTCGCGCACCCGCCGGGGTGGCCCGTCGCCCAGGCGTCCAAGAGGTGGAGCGCCGCCTCGTCGCGGACCTCGCCCACGACGATTCGGTCGGGCGTGCAGCGGAGCGTGTGCCGGACGAGGTCGGCGAGCGACACGTCGTCGGAGGTTCGGAGCTGCAAGTGGTCGTCGGCCGCGCACTGGAGCTCGCCCGTGTCCTCCAGGACCACGATCCGCTCCTCGGGGAACAGGTCGGTCATCTCCTTCAAGAGCGCGTTGCAGAGCGTCGTCTTGCCCGATCCGGTCCCTCCGCAGACCAGGATGTTCTCGTGGGCCACGACGGCGTCGCGGAGCGCGGTCCGCTGTTTTGCCGTCATCACGGTGGGGACGTAGCTGTCGAGGTCGAACACGCGCGAGGCCCGCTTGCGGATCACGAAGCACGAGGCCTCCGCCAGTGGCGATAGGAAGCCCTGGAGGCGGGCGCCCCCGAACGTGGCGTCGGGGAGCTCGGCCTGGACGGTCGGCGTGCCGCCGTGGAGCGCGTCGCCGTGGAAGGCGGCCACGGCGTGCAGGAACTGCTCAACGCGGGCGGCGCGGAGCTGGACGCCCGCGAGCACCTTGCCCCGTGAGTGCGTGTCGAGACGCAGCCGGCCGTCGCCGTTGACGTAGACCTCGGTTACGTCGTCGTCGGCGAAGGCCTCGACGACGCGCGGGCCGAGGTACCGCTCCATGAGCTCGCGGTAGCGGCCCTCACGCCCCGCTTCGGTGCTCCCGTCGGCGCCGGCCGGGGTCTGTTGAGGGCGGGAGGACGTGGGCACGGACGGGGTTGGGGAAGTCGGGACCCGCCTCGGGCTACGCTCACCGGGCTGTCACCTCGTTCGGAGAGGCGGCCGGGCGGGTCCGACGGGTAGAGCGCGCCCCGGCCGCGCCGAGGCTCAGTCCTCCGTCCAGAGCGGCCGGAGCCGTTCGAGGACGACGCGGACGGGGCCTGCGTAGCGGGAGTCGATCGACGTGGGCACCCGCCCCGAGTGAAGCCAGTACTCGCCAGGTCCGAGGACGCGCACCCCGAGTTCGGGCCGGACGCGCCGTCCCGCACGGTCGCGGACGAGCGGCGCGCTCGACGGCAGGAGCCTCCCCCCTACCCAGACGCCGCTGCGGTCGACGCGGACGGTGTCGCCTGGGAGGCCCGCGGCCGGCTTCGCGAGCGGGCGGACGCCGTTGGGGCGACCGGTGCCTCCGGGACACCGCCCGTTCGTCCAGTACCGGCCGAGACGTTGGATCGCTGCCGTGTCCGGGCACGCGGCCACCAAGTCGCCCCGTGCGACCGGGCGCTCTCCCAGTGCCGAGGCGATGTAGAGCCCTCTCGGAAGGCTGGGCGTGGTGTTGACGCGGACGCCGAGCAGTGTCCCCACCGCCACGACGAGCACGGCTGTGCCGAGCGCAACGGACCACAGACGCAGGCGGCGCGCCCAACGGGCGTCCTGGCAGCGCGGTACTCCACGTTCTTCTAGCATCTAGACCCTAGGCTCTACTCATCTCGCTCAGCGCCATTTCGGATCCCGAGGGCTCACGAGAGCCCCAGATTGTTGTATCTAGTGTCTAGACTCTCGACAATAGACCCTAGCCAGTAGTATCTAGGGGCTAGGCTATTTCCCCCCTCCCCCCGTGCGCGTCATCGCCTTCAGCAACCTCAAGGGCGGCT comes from Bacteroidota bacterium and encodes:
- a CDS encoding ATPase, T2SS/T4P/T4SS family — its product is MPTSSRPQQTPAGADGSTEAGREGRYRELMERYLGPRVVEAFADDDVTEVYVNGDGRLRLDTHSRGKVLAGVQLRAARVEQFLHAVAAFHGDALHGGTPTVQAELPDATFGGARLQGFLSPLAEASCFVIRKRASRVFDLDSYVPTVMTAKQRTALRDAVVAHENILVCGGTGSGKTTLCNALLKEMTDLFPEERIVVLEDTGELQCAADDHLQLRTSDDVSLADLVRHTLRCTPDRIVVGEVRDEAALHLLDAWATGHPGGCATLHATTALG
- a CDS encoding S26 family signal peptidase; amino-acid sequence: MLEERGVPRCQDARWARRLRLWSVALGTAVLVVAVGTLLGVRVNTTPSLPRGLYIASALGERPVARGDLVAACPDTAAIQRLGRYWTNGRCPGGTGRPNGVRPLAKPAAGLPGDTVRVDRSGVWVGGRLLPSSAPLVRDRAGRRVRPELGVRVLGPGEYWLHSGRVPTSIDSRYAGPVRVVLERLRPLWTED